In Hydrotalea sp., the genomic stretch TCGTCGCGGTAAATGATATTAATCGATTTTTTTAAATCGCCGAGCGGCCTTACCAATTTTGGCACGGCGGGCGGCGCGATAATAACAATGATGGGAATTGGTTTTTTGTTGTTGCGGGTTTTTTTGCCCTTTGTTTTGCGCAACTTTTTTTGCCCTGATGTTGCCGGCGACGCCAATTGCGCCAACGCGGCCAAATGGGTAAGGCCGGTGTCGTTGCCAACAACCCCCACGGCGTGGCGCGCGACCTCGGCCACGTCGCCCAGGGTTGTTTTGCCAACCAAATTGATGCAGGATGGCACCGCCGCGACAAACCGCGCCGCCCGCGATTTTTCCAACGCGCCGCCGACGATGACCGAAAAAATATTTTTTGCCTCAAGGAATTTTGCCACCGCGATATAGGTTTCCAACGGCAGGATTTGCTTGCGCTTGATTTTCGATGGCGAGCCACCAACCACCAGCATAAAAAATTTTTTCTTAAAAAAAGAAAATTTCTTGCCATGCAAATAATCAACATTGGGCGGCGGCACATGGCCGATGCCGGCGTAACCCAATTGGCGGTCGAACCGTTCGACCGCG encodes the following:
- a CDS encoding glycosyltransferase family 9 protein, with the protein product MNQQKKILIIKFGALGDVLLAAGQVRAIVARHAGDAVTILTEPAMVPLFKSMVQGGNMGKAAKGGNMGKGRKKAKVDFLTIKRKHYWWLPWLVVTLWARNFKRVYDLQTSGYSNRLYHLLLIKPLWNGVVKNIWQDKSRNRDAIHAVERFDRQLGYAGIGHVPPPNVDYLHGKKFSFFKKKFFMLVVGGSPSKIKRKQILPLETYIAVAKFLEAKNIFSVIVGGALEKSRAARFVAAVPSCINLVGKTTLGDVAEVARHAVGVVGNDTGLTHLAALAQLASPATSGQKKLRKTKGKKTRNNKKPIPIIVIIAPPAVPKLVRPLGDLKKSINIIYRDDPAEIKLGDILRHLPKRF